A genomic window from Chitinophagaceae bacterium includes:
- a CDS encoding ABC transporter permease, translating into MIRYLLRRILLFIPTLIVISLLAFVISVNAPGDPVDRLVTAAESGDVANTATSSMLEEKQYWTHRLGLDLPVFYFSIAPLSYPDTLFRIIDKKEQHALTVMLNSYGNWLTIESYHSSVLQLCATHSQLSKDSVLMSSYHQNEIREAINQSEFTSHSLLDISNEKVIRSKMNELSILYNKHPFFKNQEAALQQVIKAHDEMRASPQRWRNYIPIIQFHPQNQYHRWIFGDGNWLTGKGSTFSKGLIRGDLGMSYTTKMPVNEIISKRIGWSLFFTLLSVILAYLISVPIGIRAAVKQGSFFDRTSSVLLFMLHSMPAFWVATLLLMIFANSDVLPWFPSSGIKPVTGYPDTAGFFEKIKLSLPYIILPLIAYTYSSLAFLSRMMRVSVLEVANQDYIRTARAKGLSENTVIYKHVFKNALLPIITVFANIFPAAIGGSVILETIFSIPGMGLETYQAILTQNYPVIIGVFTLTGLLTLIGYLLADMLYAFVDPRISLLKK; encoded by the coding sequence ATGATAAGATATCTCTTACGACGCATCCTGCTTTTTATTCCCACACTCATTGTCATCTCCCTGCTGGCATTTGTGATCAGTGTGAATGCACCCGGCGATCCTGTTGACCGTTTGGTAACTGCTGCAGAATCCGGTGACGTAGCAAACACAGCCACCTCATCCATGCTGGAGGAGAAGCAATACTGGACACACCGGCTCGGCCTCGATCTTCCCGTTTTTTATTTCAGCATTGCGCCACTTTCGTATCCGGATACATTGTTCAGAATCATTGATAAAAAAGAACAGCATGCGCTTACTGTCATGCTCAACAGTTATGGCAACTGGCTTACGATTGAGTCATATCATTCAAGCGTGTTACAACTTTGTGCAACACATTCGCAACTGTCCAAAGACTCAGTGCTTATGTCATCATACCATCAAAATGAAATCAGGGAGGCAATAAATCAATCTGAATTTACTTCGCATTCGCTGCTGGATATTAGTAACGAAAAAGTGATTCGTTCAAAAATGAATGAGCTCAGCATACTTTACAACAAGCATCCGTTTTTTAAAAATCAAGAGGCAGCGTTGCAACAGGTAATCAAAGCGCATGATGAGATGAGGGCATCTCCGCAACGATGGCGCAATTACATTCCCATCATTCAATTTCATCCGCAAAATCAATATCACCGTTGGATTTTTGGAGATGGCAACTGGCTGACAGGTAAAGGAAGCACCTTCTCCAAAGGATTGATTCGTGGTGACCTTGGAATGTCATACACCACAAAAATGCCGGTGAATGAAATAATTTCAAAGCGCATTGGCTGGTCATTATTCTTTACGCTGTTATCTGTAATACTTGCTTATCTCATCAGCGTTCCGATTGGCATTAGAGCTGCGGTAAAACAGGGATCCTTCTTCGATCGGACCTCATCGGTACTACTTTTCATGCTTCATTCTATGCCTGCTTTTTGGGTGGCCACTTTATTGTTGATGATTTTTGCCAACTCTGATGTGCTGCCGTGGTTTCCTTCCTCGGGAATAAAACCGGTTACGGGATATCCTGATACTGCCGGCTTCTTCGAAAAAATAAAGCTATCGTTGCCGTATATCATCCTTCCATTAATTGCGTACACTTATAGCTCCCTTGCCTTTCTTAGCAGGATGATGCGTGTGTCGGTGCTTGAAGTAGCGAACCAGGATTACATTCGTACAGCACGCGCAAAAGGTCTTTCGGAAAACACCGTCATCTATAAACATGTTTTCAAAAACGCATTGCTTCCCATCATTACTGTATTCGCAAATATTTTTCCGGCAGCAATCGGCGGTTCTGTAATCCTTGAAACAATTTTTTCTATTCCCGGAATGGGATTGGAAACCTACCAGGCCATTCTTACACAAAATTACCCGGTAATAATCGGTGTATTCACCCTTACCGGTCTACTTACGCTCATCGGTTACCTTCTTGCTGATATGCTGTACGCCTTTGTTGATCCACGTATTTCATTATTGAAAAAATAA
- a CDS encoding ABC transporter permease, producing the protein MKSKQSPPFRFRTHTAQQFHKNIPAVISLYVLVLLAVLAMFAPLLANELPWYIKYEGENYFPAFSWKKNYIVKHQDGSSEKLQLDITDWKKIPAEKIIWAPVVYSPGKSDYNNANYKCPTCDQKFIDSNGSEIEMPGRFRHWLGTGNRGDDLLTGLIHGSRISLTIGFLSMGIATLIGILLGAFAGFFGDHTLTITRGRLVFTIIGIFFGWFYASQLRGETVSGGSDNTANSLLSEFLLRMLIFFLVVIIFSFLGKYVTMFKWLNRKIHIHIDGLISRLIEIMVSLPLFILILTIAAISKPSIYNVMVIIGLTNWTGIARLTRAEMLRVRQQEFIQSAQALGYSPFRIMLRHALPNALAPALISVSFGIANAILIESSLSFLGIGVPQDVTTWGSLLSAGHGNFSAWWLVVFPGLCIFITVTAYNLIGEGLRDAMDPKMMR; encoded by the coding sequence ATGAAGAGCAAGCAATCGCCACCATTCCGGTTTCGCACACATACAGCGCAACAGTTTCACAAGAATATACCGGCTGTGATTTCATTGTATGTGCTGGTGCTGCTCGCTGTGCTTGCAATGTTCGCGCCTTTACTGGCAAATGAGCTGCCATGGTACATTAAATACGAAGGCGAAAATTATTTTCCTGCTTTTTCATGGAAGAAAAACTATATCGTAAAACATCAGGATGGTTCGTCAGAAAAACTGCAGCTCGATATAACGGACTGGAAAAAAATTCCCGCAGAAAAAATCATCTGGGCGCCGGTCGTGTATTCTCCGGGGAAAAGTGATTACAATAATGCGAACTACAAATGCCCCACCTGTGATCAAAAATTTATCGACAGCAATGGAAGTGAAATAGAAATGCCTGGCCGGTTCAGGCATTGGTTGGGCACCGGAAATCGTGGCGACGATCTGTTAACAGGTCTTATTCATGGTTCACGTATTTCACTTACAATTGGTTTTCTTTCCATGGGTATAGCCACCCTGATTGGGATTTTATTAGGTGCGTTTGCCGGCTTCTTCGGCGATCACACATTAACTATCACACGGGGAAGATTGGTATTCACTATCATCGGAATTTTTTTCGGTTGGTTTTACGCCTCTCAACTACGGGGTGAAACAGTGAGTGGAGGAAGTGACAATACAGCAAACAGTTTACTATCTGAATTCCTGTTGCGTATGCTGATCTTCTTTTTAGTGGTTATAATTTTTTCTTTTCTCGGAAAATATGTAACCATGTTCAAATGGCTGAATAGAAAAATACACATTCACATCGATGGACTCATTTCCAGGCTCATTGAAATTATGGTCTCCTTACCATTGTTCATACTCATACTTACCATTGCAGCCATTTCAAAACCTTCCATCTATAATGTGATGGTGATTATCGGATTAACAAATTGGACCGGCATTGCTCGCCTCACCCGTGCCGAAATGCTGCGGGTGCGACAACAGGAATTCATTCAATCTGCCCAGGCACTTGGATACAGTCCGTTCCGCATCATGCTTCGTCATGCATTGCCAAATGCACTTGCACCGGCACTCATTTCCGTTTCGTTCGGTATTGCCAATGCAATACTTATTGAATCATCTCTTTCATTTCTGGGAATCGGGGTGCCGCAGGACGTAACTACCTGGGGTTCGTTGCTGAGCGCAGGACATGGAAACTTCAGTGCATGGTGGCTTGTGGTGTTTCCCGGACTTTGCATCTTTATCACCGTAACCGCTTACAACCTGATTGGCGAAGGATTGCGGGATGCGATGGATCCGAAAATGATGCGGTAA
- the frr gene encoding ribosome recycling factor — MTPEQIINETKSHMEKTIQHLEAELTKVRAGKISPGMLDGITVDYYGSHIPVNQAANVSVLDARTLSIQPWERKMLEIIEKAILAANIGITPHNDGVAIKLYQPPLTEERRKEYVKKAYSVAETARVSIRNIRRDAVDQIKKLGKEHVSEDQIKDAEADMQNLTNKFIAQVDKHVELKEKEIMTV, encoded by the coding sequence ATGACGCCTGAACAAATTATTAATGAAACCAAGAGCCATATGGAAAAAACCATTCAGCATCTTGAAGCAGAATTGACCAAGGTTCGGGCGGGAAAAATATCTCCGGGAATGCTTGATGGCATCACAGTGGATTATTATGGTTCTCACATACCGGTTAATCAGGCAGCAAATGTTTCAGTGCTGGATGCTCGCACACTCAGCATTCAACCATGGGAGCGCAAAATGCTGGAGATAATCGAGAAGGCAATCCTGGCTGCCAATATTGGCATTACGCCTCACAACGATGGTGTGGCTATCAAACTTTACCAGCCGCCACTTACCGAAGAACGACGCAAGGAATATGTGAAAAAAGCGTATTCCGTTGCGGAAACCGCACGTGTAAGTATCCGTAACATCCGCCGGGATGCTGTAGATCAGATTAAAAAATTAGGGAAAGAACATGTATCGGAAGATCAGATCAAAGATGCAGAAGCAGATATGCAAAACCTGACTAATAAATTTATTGCCCAGGTTGATAAACACGTAGAGTTGAAAGAGAAAGAGATTATGACCGTATAA
- a CDS encoding 6-phosphogluconate dehydrogenase: MKKFLLITLLIVVVAVAGYLLACNYTYGEGSRTGYLIKFAKTGYVFKTYEGEMNLGGMNANNNSVANYLWDFSVLGSEKEVLKSLSNYEGKIITVSYKEKLKNMPWQGNTKYFVYKVVEAKP, from the coding sequence ATGAAAAAGTTTTTGCTTATTACTTTGCTAATCGTGGTAGTAGCTGTTGCCGGTTATCTGCTGGCCTGCAACTATACTTATGGTGAAGGCAGCCGCACAGGTTACCTGATCAAGTTTGCGAAAACCGGCTATGTATTTAAAACCTATGAAGGGGAAATGAATTTAGGTGGCATGAATGCAAACAATAACTCAGTTGCAAATTACCTGTGGGATTTTTCGGTGCTGGGCTCTGAAAAGGAGGTATTGAAATCGCTAAGTAACTATGAAGGAAAAATAATTACCGTTTCTTACAAAGAAAAATTAAAAAACATGCCCTGGCAGGGTAACACTAAATATTTTGTTTACAAGGTTGTAGAAGCCAAGCCATAA
- a CDS encoding SPASM domain-containing protein has translation MPALQFSDSINLLSKLTYSRVVNGGKVLGSYYYSRLTGNAIQIGLPVSVSIEPTTSCNLRCPECPSGLRSFTRETGMLEPDFFRKTIDELSNHLCYLLFYFQGEPYLHPDFLSMVHYASEKGIYTATSTNAHFLNDESARKTVESGLDRLIISIDGTTQEVYESYRIGGQLQKVLEGTRNIIKWKKQLQSKTPHLIFQFLVVSKNEHQINAVKKLAKETGVNEVRFKTAQLYDFKNGNELIPVNEKFSRYRKQQDGSFAIKNKLMNHCWKLWHSSVITWDGKVVPCCFDKDAKYRLGDLNSESFASIWQSDGYQRFRSAVLRSRKEIDICANCSEGTTVWG, from the coding sequence ATGCCGGCATTACAGTTTTCTGATAGTATCAATTTACTTTCTAAACTTACTTACTCCAGAGTTGTGAATGGAGGTAAAGTGCTGGGATCTTATTATTATTCACGGCTGACGGGAAATGCAATTCAAATCGGCTTACCCGTTAGCGTTTCCATAGAACCTACTACCTCCTGTAATCTTCGATGTCCTGAGTGTCCGAGCGGATTGCGATCGTTCACCAGGGAGACAGGCATGTTGGAACCGGATTTTTTCAGAAAGACGATAGATGAATTAAGCAACCACTTGTGTTACCTGTTATTTTATTTCCAGGGAGAGCCTTATCTCCATCCTGATTTTTTAAGCATGGTGCATTATGCTTCGGAAAAAGGAATTTATACAGCTACTTCTACCAACGCGCATTTTTTAAATGATGAAAGTGCGCGAAAAACAGTGGAATCGGGACTGGACCGTTTAATCATCTCGATAGACGGCACCACACAGGAAGTTTATGAGTCTTACCGGATTGGTGGCCAATTACAGAAGGTGTTGGAAGGAACCAGAAATATTATTAAATGGAAAAAACAGTTGCAATCAAAAACTCCACACCTGATTTTTCAGTTTTTAGTAGTATCAAAGAATGAACATCAAATTAATGCGGTTAAAAAATTAGCTAAAGAAACCGGTGTAAATGAAGTACGGTTTAAGACCGCACAACTCTATGATTTCAAAAATGGAAATGAGCTGATTCCTGTGAACGAGAAATTTTCAAGGTATAGAAAACAACAGGATGGATCGTTTGCTATCAAGAACAAACTGATGAATCATTGCTGGAAGCTCTGGCATTCAAGTGTGATAACCTGGGATGGAAAAGTAGTACCGTGTTGTTTTGATAAAGATGCAAAGTATCGCCTGGGAGATTTGAACTCGGAATCGTTTGCATCCATTTGGCAAAGTGACGGTTATCAACGGTTCAGAAGTGCAGTGCTTCGTTCACGAAAAGAAATTGATATCTGTGCCAACTGCTCAGAAGGAACAACGGTATGGGGATGA